The following are from one region of the Verrucomicrobiota bacterium genome:
- the iscX gene encoding Fe-S cluster assembly protein IscX, protein MKLTWKDHEEIAWALLDKFPDQDPLKLSFPKLHKLVCELEDFGDAADASNEKVLENIQMAWYEERK, encoded by the coding sequence ATGAAACTGACATGGAAAGATCATGAGGAAATCGCCTGGGCGTTGCTGGATAAGTTTCCCGACCAGGATCCGCTGAAACTCAGTTTTCCGAAGCTGCACAAACTGGTGTGCGAGTTGGAGGATTTTGGCGACGCGGCTGACGCCTCCAATGAGAAGGTGCTGGAGAACATCCAGATGGCCTGGTACGAAGAACGTAAATAA